One stretch of Eretmochelys imbricata isolate rEreImb1 chromosome 1, rEreImb1.hap1, whole genome shotgun sequence DNA includes these proteins:
- the LOC144258271 gene encoding fibrinogen-like protein 1: MHETETNGRLHEMNTMRSWLLLLLLLVNLCSPAPRLSDKDICLLDNTKLQQRLKLLQDLLQLCELQLKDILGNNYHGAKSKFFSGRRSIQPEILLPTTSGNLIVYDQDCSAVFNSRKIENGYYRIRPRADREPFLVYCDMSDGGGWTVIQRRSNGKENFDRKWADYKQGFGQFQGKNDEYWLGNDHIYDLLVREKNSLKIDLMDWQGERRYAIYENFQIKNEQDNYRLWVGTYSGNAGDALSGGSNFEEQWSASLSGMPFSTSDKDHDRFLAGNCAQENKCGWWFNRCHAANLNGQYYKTGNYTGRHDNGVVWSTWRGLWYSLKYTAMKIRLPSFVDVGSGHGESS, translated from the exons ATGCATGAAACTGAAACAAATGGAAG GCTACATGAAATGAATACAATGAGATCCTGGTTGCTGTTGCTACTTCTGCTTGTGAACTTGTGTTCACCTGCACCTCGACTTTCG gaTAAGGACATCTGCCTGTTAGACAACACTAAATTACAACAGAGGCTAAAACTGCTCCAAGACTTGCTTCAGTTGTGTGAATTACAGCTGAAGGACATCTTAGGGAACAACTATCATGGAGCAAAGAGCAAGTTCTTCTCAGGCAGGAGGAGCATACAGCCTGAAATACTTTTACCCACAACTAGTGGAAACTTGATAGTCTACGATCAAG ATTGCTCTGCAGTGTTTAACAGCAGAAAAATTGAAAATGGATACTACCGAATCAGGCCCAGAGCAGACCGAGAACCTTTCCTGGTGTACTGTGACATGTCTGATGGAGGGGGATGGACTGTAATACAGCGACGCAGTAATGGCAAAGAAAATTTTGACAG GAAATGGGCTGATTACAAACAAGGATTTGGACAGTTCCAGGGCAAGAATGATGAATACTGGCTGGGCAATGACCACATTTATGATCTGCTGGTTAGAG AGAAAAACTCACTAAAAATTGACCTGATGGACTGGCAAGGAGAAAGACGATATGCAATCTATGAAAACTTCCAGATCAAGAATGAGCAG GACAATTACAGGTTATGGGTTGGCACCTATTCTGGTAATGCTGGTGATGCTCTGTCTGGCGGGAGTAACTTTGAAGAGCAGTGGTCAGCATCTCTCAGTGGAATGCCATTCTCCACATCAGACAAGGATCATGATAGATTCCTAGCAGGCAACTGTGCACAAGAGAACAAGTGTGGCTGGTGGTTTAACAG ATGCCACGCAGCAAATCTCAATGGACAATATTATAAAACAGGAAACTACACAGGACGCCATGACAATGGAGTGGTTTGGTCAACATGGCGTGGGTTGTGGTACTCCCTGAAATACACAGCCATGAAAATCAGGCTTCCATCTTTTGTCGACGTAGGGAGTGGTCATGGTGAAAGCAGCTAG